A stretch of the Orcinus orca chromosome 1, mOrcOrc1.1, whole genome shotgun sequence genome encodes the following:
- the FBXO44 gene encoding F-box only protein 44 isoform X1: protein MAVGNINELPENILLELFTHVPARQLLLRCRLVCSLWRDLIDLVTLWKRKCLREGFITKDWDQPVADWKVFYFLRSLHKNLLHNPCAEEGFEFWSLDVNGGDEWKVEELSGDQRQEFPNDQVKKYFVTSYYTCLKSQVVDLKAEGYWEELMDTTRPDIEVKDWFAARPDCGSKYQLCVQLLSSAHAPLGTFQPDPATIQQKSDAKWREVSHTFSNYPPGVRYIWFQHGGVDTHYWAGWYGPRVTNSSITIGPPLP from the exons ATGGCGGTGGGGAACATCAACGAGCTGCCCGAGAACATCCTGTTGGAGTTGTTCACGCACGTGCCCGCCCGCCAGCTGCTGCTGCGTTGCCGCCTGGTCTGCAGCCTCTGGCGAGACCTCATCGACCTTGTGACCCTCTGGAAGCGCAAATGCCTGCGTGAGGGCTTCATTACCAAAGACTGGGACCAGCCCGTGGCCGACTGGAAGGTCTTCTACTTCCTCCGCAGCCTCCACAAGAACCTCCTGCATAACCCGTGCGCCGAAG AGGGGTTTGAGTTCTGGAGCCTGGACGTGAATGGAGGCGATGAGTGGAAGGTGGAGGAGCTCTCTGGAGACCAGAGGCAGGAATTCCCCAATGACCAGGTCAAGAAATACTTCGTGACTTCTTATTA cacctGCCTCAAGTCCCAGGTGGTGGACCTCAAGGCTGAAGGGTATTGGGAGGAGCTGATGGACACCACACGGCCAGACATCGAGGTGAAGGACTG GTTCGCAGCCAGGCCAGACTGCGGGTCCAAGTACCAGCTGTGTGTTCAGCTCCTGTCGTCAGCGCATGCGCCTCTGGGGACCTTCCAGCCAGACCCAGCAACCATCCAGCAGAAAAGCGATGCCAAGTGGAGGGAG gtcTCCCACACGTTCTCCAACTATCCACCCGGCGTCCGCTACATCTGGTTTCAGCACGGCGGCGTGGACACTCACTACTGGGCCGGCTGGTACGGCCCGAGGGTCACCAACAGCAGCATCACCATCGGGCCCCCACTGCCATGA
- the FBXO44 gene encoding F-box only protein 44 isoform X2, protein MRRVWAEAPPGTTPPRPRRAMAVGNINELPENILLELFTHVPARQLLLRCRLVCSLWRDLIDLVTLWKRKCLREGFITKDWDQPVADWKVFYFLRSLHKNLLHNPCAEEGFEFWSLDVNGGDEWKVEELSGDQRQEFPNDQVRSQARLRVQVPAVCSAPVVSACASGDLPARPSNHPAEKRCQVEGGLPHVLQLSTRRPLHLVSARRRGHSLLGRLVRPEGHQQQHHHRAPTAMTPPSPQPPNPN, encoded by the exons ATGCGGAGGGTGTGGGCAGAGGCTCCTCCCGGCACGACACCGCCCCGCCCCAG GAGAGCCATGGCGGTGGGGAACATCAACGAGCTGCCCGAGAACATCCTGTTGGAGTTGTTCACGCACGTGCCCGCCCGCCAGCTGCTGCTGCGTTGCCGCCTGGTCTGCAGCCTCTGGCGAGACCTCATCGACCTTGTGACCCTCTGGAAGCGCAAATGCCTGCGTGAGGGCTTCATTACCAAAGACTGGGACCAGCCCGTGGCCGACTGGAAGGTCTTCTACTTCCTCCGCAGCCTCCACAAGAACCTCCTGCATAACCCGTGCGCCGAAG AGGGGTTTGAGTTCTGGAGCCTGGACGTGAATGGAGGCGATGAGTGGAAGGTGGAGGAGCTCTCTGGAGACCAGAGGCAGGAATTCCCCAATGACCAG GTTCGCAGCCAGGCCAGACTGCGGGTCCAAGTACCAGCTGTGTGTTCAGCTCCTGTCGTCAGCGCATGCGCCTCTGGGGACCTTCCAGCCAGACCCAGCAACCATCCAGCAGAAAAGCGATGCCAAGTGGAGGGAG gtcTCCCACACGTTCTCCAACTATCCACCCGGCGTCCGCTACATCTGGTTTCAGCACGGCGGCGTGGACACTCACTACTGGGCCGGCTGGTACGGCCCGAGGGTCACCAACAGCAGCATCACCATCGGGCCCCCACTGCCATGACGCCCCCGAGCCCCCAGCCACCTAACCCCAACTGA
- the FBXO2 gene encoding F-box only protein 2, whose translation MDGDGDPESVGQPEEASPEEQQQEAGAEEASGGEERPEDEGEEEEAAYLDELPEPLLLRVLAELPAAELVQACRLVCLRWKELVDGSPLWLLKCQQEGLVPEGGPEEERDHWQQFYFLSKRRRNLLRNPCGEEDLEGWCDVEHGGDGWRVEELPGDCGVEFIHDESVKKYFASSFEWCRKAQVIDLQAEGYWEELLDTTQPAIVVKDWYSGRRDAGCLYELTVKLLSEHEDVLAEFNSGQVAVPQDSDDGGWIEISHTFTDYGPGVRFVRFEHGGQDCVYWKGWFGARVTNSSVWVEP comes from the exons ATGGACGGAGACGGTGACCCAG AGAGCGTGGGCCAGCCGGAGGAGGCGAGCCCGGAGGAGCAGCAGCAGGAGGCTGGCGCGGAGGAGGCGAGCGGCGGGGAGGAGCGGCCCGAGGacgagggggaggaggaggaggccgcGTACCTGGACGAGCTGCCCGAGCCGCTGCTGCTTCGCGTGCTGGCCGAGCTGCCCGCCGCCGAGCTGGTGCAGGCCTGCCGCCTGGTGTGCCTGCGCTGGAAGGAGCTGGTCGACGGCTCTCCCCTGTGGCTGCTCAAGTGTCAGCAAGAGGGTCTGGTACCCGAGGGCGGCCCCGAGGAAGAGCGCGACCACTGGCAGCAGTTCTACTTCCTGAGCAAGAGGCGGCGCAACCTGCTACGCAACCCGTGCGGGGAAG AGGACTTGGAGGGCTGGTGCGACGTGGAGCACGGTGGGGACGGCTGGAGGGTGGAGGAGCTGCCCGGAGACTGCGGGGTGGAATTCATCCACGACGAGAGTGTCAAGAAGTACTTCGCCTCCTCCTTCGA GTGGTGTCGCAAAGCGCAGGTCATTGACCTGCAGGCTGAGGGCTACTGGGAGGAGCTGCTGGACACCACTCAGCCGGCCATCGTGGTGAAGGACTG GTACTCGGGCCGCAGAGACGCCGGCTGCCTGTACGAGCTCACGGTGAAGCTGCTGTCAGAGCACGAGGACGTGCTGGCCGAGTTTAACAGCGGGCAGGTGGCAGTGCCACAAGACAGCGACGACGGTGGCTGGATTGAG ATCTCCCACACCTTCACCGACTATGGGCCGGGCGTCCGCTTCGTCCGCTTCGAGCACGGCGGACAGGACTGCGTCTACTGGAAGGGCTGGTTCGGGGCCCGGGTGACCAACAGCAGCGTGTGGGTGGAGCCCTGA